A genomic window from Halorubrum trapanicum includes:
- a CDS encoding type IV pilin, giving the protein MKPSNQSNADDRAVSPVIGVILMVAITVILAAVIGTFVLGLGDQLGDTAPQATFTIDSNGTDTINITKTGGQSLESADLVLSVNGERVNSSIASDTWETGERKQITKDSGDWAGGEAEVRIIHDPSGNAIFERTWDFS; this is encoded by the coding sequence ATGAAACCAAGCAACCAATCCAACGCGGACGACAGGGCAGTCAGTCCCGTTATCGGCGTCATCCTCATGGTCGCGATTACCGTCATCCTGGCGGCCGTCATCGGGACGTTCGTCCTCGGACTCGGCGATCAGTTAGGTGATACCGCGCCGCAGGCAACCTTTACAATTGATAGTAATGGCACGGATACGATCAATATAACTAAAACAGGTGGACAGTCGCTCGAATCGGCTGATCTCGTGCTCTCCGTTAATGGTGAGAGAGTCAATAGCTCGATTGCCTCTGACACTTGGGAGACCGGTGAACGGAAGCAGATAACAAAGGATAGTGGTGACTGGGCCGGCGGTGAAGCTGAGGTACGGATAATCCACGACCCGAGCGGGAACGCAATCTTCGAGCGGACATGGGACTTCAGCTAA
- a CDS encoding transcriptional regulator: MTDESGAELWKEHQSAFDRVRAVAVTVSEPKPADWIAEQAHVAGNTARDHLQRLVEMNVLRTATGGTATRYEPDPLYTRMQALRNLLDDRTRDDLLKLRGDLQEQVEEWQTEYDADSPSELRERAAHADTAEATREMRQTANDWDIIAYRLQLVGDAIEHYADYAGSTPAPA, encoded by the coding sequence ATGACAGATGAATCAGGGGCCGAACTCTGGAAAGAGCACCAGAGCGCCTTCGACCGCGTGCGCGCGGTCGCCGTTACAGTTTCCGAGCCCAAGCCGGCTGACTGGATTGCAGAGCAGGCTCACGTCGCGGGAAACACTGCGCGTGACCATCTCCAGCGCCTCGTTGAGATGAACGTTCTCCGAACCGCTACCGGAGGGACCGCGACCCGGTATGAACCAGACCCGCTCTACACGCGAATGCAAGCTCTCCGCAACCTCCTCGACGACCGGACTCGCGACGATCTTCTCAAACTGCGTGGCGACCTACAGGAGCAGGTCGAGGAGTGGCAGACCGAGTACGACGCGGATTCACCGAGCGAGCTTCGCGAGCGGGCGGCACATGCCGATACTGCCGAGGCAACGCGAGAGATGCGCCAGACTGCGAACGACTGGGACATCATCGCGTATCGTCTCCAACTTGTAGGGGACGCTATCGAGCATTACGCTGACTACGCTGGAAGTACCCCGGCACCTGCCTGA
- a CDS encoding PLP-dependent cysteine synthase family protein, producing the protein MTDHREPLSSVLETIGETPLVDVHDAPESVPVYAKLESFNPGASIKDRIGKYMLERMLERGDVGEGGTVVEPTAGNTGIGLAVAAKQLGLEAIFVVPERFSVEKQQLMRALGAEVVNTPSDEGMGLAIDRAHQIAEELDDAVVPQQFSNPLNAEAHYETTAPEIDAALDGEVGAVVAGCGTGGTLMGMARYFRERDPDTHVVAVEPAGSAYREFLGEDVEHEEYKTEGIGTHDTERNELFDPDLVDEIRAIDDRDVHEEMGRLASEEGHLVASSSAANAIAAKRVAREIRDGAIDAPHDAVATVFPDSSERYLSKGVYRSFEEWEG; encoded by the coding sequence ATGACCGATCATCGGGAGCCCCTGTCGTCGGTGTTGGAGACGATCGGGGAGACGCCGCTCGTCGACGTCCACGACGCGCCGGAGTCGGTGCCGGTGTACGCCAAGCTGGAGTCGTTCAACCCCGGCGCGAGCATCAAAGACCGGATCGGGAAGTACATGCTCGAACGCATGCTGGAGCGCGGCGACGTCGGCGAGGGCGGCACCGTCGTCGAGCCGACCGCCGGCAACACCGGGATCGGGCTCGCCGTCGCGGCCAAGCAGCTGGGGTTAGAGGCGATCTTCGTCGTCCCCGAGCGCTTCTCGGTGGAGAAACAGCAGCTCATGCGCGCGCTCGGCGCCGAGGTCGTGAACACGCCGAGCGACGAGGGGATGGGGCTCGCGATCGACCGCGCGCACCAGATAGCCGAGGAGCTCGACGACGCGGTCGTCCCCCAGCAGTTCTCGAACCCGCTCAACGCCGAGGCGCACTACGAAACGACCGCGCCCGAGATCGACGCGGCGCTCGACGGCGAGGTGGGCGCCGTCGTCGCCGGCTGCGGCACCGGCGGGACGCTGATGGGGATGGCGCGCTACTTCCGCGAGCGCGACCCGGACACCCACGTCGTCGCGGTCGAGCCCGCCGGCTCCGCCTACCGCGAGTTCCTCGGCGAGGACGTCGAGCACGAGGAGTACAAGACCGAGGGGATCGGCACGCACGACACCGAGCGGAACGAGCTGTTCGACCCCGACCTCGTCGACGAGATCCGAGCGATCGACGACCGCGACGTCCACGAGGAGATGGGCCGGCTCGCGAGCGAGGAGGGCCACCTCGTCGCCTCATCGTCGGCCGCGAACGCGATCGCGGCGAAGCGCGTCGCCCGCGAGATCCGCGACGGCGCGATCGACGCCCCGCACGACGCGGTCGCCACCGTCTTCCCCGACTCCTCCGAGCGCTACCTCTCGAAGGGCGTCTACCGGAGCTTCGAGGAGTGGGAGGGGTAA
- a CDS encoding alanine--glyoxylate aminotransferase family protein: MSNQQAEPGVDERAPEVGELTPPDRTLMGPGPSDVHPRVLKAMSTPLVGHLDPSFVEIMDEVQELLRYTFRTDNRWTIPVSGTGSASMEAAIGNLVEPGDTMLVPTNGYFGGRMKSMAERAGGDVVEVEAQWGEPLDSVDVERAFDEHQPDVFGFVHAETSTGVLQPNVPELTDIAHDHDALVIADCVTSLGGVEMRVDEWGVDVAYSGPQKCLSCPPGASPLTLNDRAMDKVLDREEQPRSWYLDLSLLEGYWGDDRSYHHTAPITNVYALREALRLVAEEGIEERWTRHREVAGELKSGLQELGLEMNAPDEYWLPSLNAVRVPDGVDDGAVIDHLLEEYDLEIASGLGDLEGDIWRIGCMGYSARPKNVEYVLAALEDALAAQDYEA, encoded by the coding sequence ATGTCGAACCAGCAAGCCGAGCCCGGCGTCGACGAGCGAGCGCCCGAAGTCGGAGAGCTGACGCCGCCGGACCGCACGCTGATGGGGCCCGGGCCGAGCGACGTCCACCCCCGCGTACTGAAGGCGATGAGCACGCCGCTGGTCGGCCACCTCGACCCCTCGTTCGTCGAGATCATGGACGAGGTCCAGGAGCTGCTGCGGTACACCTTCCGGACGGACAACCGGTGGACGATCCCGGTGTCGGGGACGGGGTCGGCGTCGATGGAGGCCGCGATCGGCAACCTCGTCGAGCCGGGCGACACGATGCTCGTCCCGACGAACGGCTACTTCGGCGGCCGGATGAAGTCGATGGCCGAGCGCGCGGGCGGCGACGTCGTCGAGGTGGAGGCCCAGTGGGGCGAGCCGCTCGACTCCGTCGACGTCGAGCGCGCGTTCGACGAGCACCAGCCGGACGTGTTCGGCTTCGTCCACGCGGAGACCTCGACGGGGGTCCTCCAGCCGAACGTCCCCGAGCTGACGGACATCGCGCACGACCACGACGCGCTGGTGATCGCCGACTGCGTCACCTCGCTCGGCGGCGTGGAGATGCGCGTCGACGAGTGGGGCGTCGACGTCGCCTACTCCGGCCCCCAGAAGTGCCTCTCGTGTCCGCCGGGCGCGAGCCCGCTCACGCTCAACGACCGCGCGATGGACAAGGTGCTCGACCGCGAGGAGCAGCCCCGGTCGTGGTATCTCGACCTCTCCCTCCTTGAGGGGTACTGGGGCGACGACCGCTCGTACCACCACACCGCGCCGATCACCAACGTGTACGCGCTGCGCGAGGCGCTCCGGCTCGTCGCCGAGGAGGGGATCGAGGAGCGGTGGACCCGCCACCGCGAGGTCGCCGGCGAGCTGAAGTCGGGGCTTCAAGAACTCGGGCTGGAGATGAACGCTCCCGACGAGTACTGGCTCCCGAGCCTCAACGCGGTACGGGTACCCGACGGCGTCGACGACGGCGCCGTCATCGACCACCTCTTGGAGGAGTACGACTTGGAGATCGCCTCCGGCCTCGGCGACTTGGAGGGCGACATCTGGCGGATCGGCTGTATGGGCTACTCCGCTCGCCCGAAGAACGTCGAGTACGTTCTCGCCGCGCTGGAGGACGCGCTGGCGGCGCAGGACTACGAGGCCTGA
- the thrS gene encoding threonine--tRNA ligase: MPVVRLRCCMSETDAEAEVTVVLPDGSELTVPAGSTVEDVAFEIGPGLGRDTVAGKIDGELVEKHAEVHDGARIEIVTDQSDEYLTVLRHSAAHVFAQALQRLHPEATLTIGPPTDDGFYYDVTDVDVDEDDLAAIEDEMAEIIAADYDIEREVRSREEAKEIYADNEYKRQILDEEADGEEVTFYVQDGWEDLCQGPHVESTGEIGAATLLEVSAAYWRGDEENDTLTRVYGTAFASESDLEEYLELREQAQERDHRKIGQEMNLFSIPTVTGPGLPLYHPPGKTVLRELSDFATELNRDHGYEEVETPHVFRTELWKQSGHYENYKDDMFLLDVNDEEYGLKPMNCPGHATIFDQQNWSYRDLPQRYFENGKVYRKEQRGELSGLSRVWSFTIDDGHLFVRPDQIRAEIESVIEMIFEVVETLDLEVEVALATRPDKSVGGDEIWESAEDQLRDVLESGGYDYDVEPGDGAFYGPKIDFGFEDALGRVWDGPTVQLDFNMPDRFDLTYTGEDNEDHQPVMIHRALYGSYERFFMVLIEHFDGNFPLWLAPEQVRILPVSDETLGYAHRVKNELEDAGFRVEVEDRDWTVGRKIRAGHDDRLPYMVIVGDDEQEAGTVSVRDRFENQRGDVDLDAFVDHLVAERDEKRTEPDFVGGE; the protein is encoded by the coding sequence ATGCCGGTCGTCCGGCTCCGATGCTGTATGAGCGAGACCGATGCGGAGGCCGAGGTGACGGTCGTCCTGCCGGACGGATCAGAGCTGACCGTTCCGGCGGGGTCGACAGTCGAGGACGTCGCCTTCGAGATCGGCCCCGGGCTCGGTCGCGACACCGTCGCGGGGAAGATCGACGGCGAACTCGTCGAGAAGCACGCCGAGGTCCACGACGGCGCGCGGATCGAGATCGTCACCGACCAGTCGGACGAGTACCTCACGGTGTTGCGCCACTCCGCGGCCCACGTGTTCGCGCAGGCGCTCCAGCGGCTCCACCCCGAGGCGACGCTGACGATCGGCCCGCCGACCGACGACGGCTTCTACTACGACGTCACGGACGTCGACGTCGACGAGGACGACCTCGCCGCGATCGAAGACGAGATGGCGGAGATCATCGCGGCGGACTACGACATCGAGCGCGAGGTCCGGTCGCGCGAGGAGGCGAAAGAGATCTACGCCGACAACGAGTACAAGCGACAGATCTTAGACGAGGAGGCCGACGGCGAGGAGGTCACCTTCTACGTCCAGGACGGCTGGGAGGACCTCTGTCAGGGCCCCCACGTCGAGTCGACCGGCGAGATCGGCGCCGCGACCCTCCTCGAGGTGTCGGCCGCCTACTGGCGCGGCGACGAGGAGAACGACACGCTGACGCGGGTGTACGGCACCGCCTTCGCGAGCGAGTCCGACCTGGAGGAGTACCTCGAACTGCGCGAGCAGGCCCAGGAGCGCGACCACCGGAAGATCGGCCAGGAGATGAACCTCTTCTCGATCCCGACGGTGACCGGCCCCGGCCTCCCGCTGTACCACCCGCCGGGGAAGACGGTCCTTCGCGAGCTGTCCGACTTCGCGACCGAGCTCAACCGCGACCACGGCTACGAGGAGGTCGAGACGCCGCACGTGTTCCGGACGGAGCTGTGGAAGCAGTCCGGCCACTACGAGAACTACAAGGACGACATGTTCCTCCTCGACGTCAACGACGAGGAGTACGGCCTGAAGCCGATGAACTGTCCGGGCCACGCGACCATCTTCGACCAGCAGAACTGGTCGTACCGCGACCTCCCGCAGCGCTACTTCGAGAACGGGAAGGTGTACCGGAAAGAGCAGCGCGGCGAGCTGTCCGGCCTGTCGCGCGTCTGGTCGTTCACCATCGACGACGGCCACCTGTTCGTCCGGCCGGACCAGATCCGCGCCGAGATCGAGTCCGTCATCGAGATGATCTTCGAGGTCGTCGAGACGCTCGACTTAGAGGTCGAGGTCGCCCTCGCGACCCGTCCCGACAAGTCCGTCGGGGGCGACGAGATCTGGGAGTCCGCGGAGGACCAGCTCCGCGACGTGCTCGAGTCGGGCGGCTACGACTACGACGTCGAGCCCGGCGACGGCGCCTTCTACGGCCCGAAGATCGACTTCGGCTTCGAGGACGCGCTGGGCCGCGTGTGGGACGGCCCCACGGTCCAGCTCGACTTCAACATGCCCGACCGGTTCGACCTGACCTACACGGGCGAGGACAACGAGGACCACCAGCCCGTGATGATCCACCGAGCGCTGTACGGCAGCTACGAGCGCTTCTTCATGGTCCTCATCGAGCACTTCGACGGCAACTTCCCGCTGTGGCTCGCGCCGGAGCAGGTCCGGATCCTCCCCGTCTCCGACGAGACGCTCGGCTACGCCCACCGCGTGAAAAACGAGCTGGAGGACGCGGGCTTCCGCGTCGAGGTCGAGGACCGCGACTGGACCGTCGGCCGCAAGATCCGCGCGGGCCACGACGACCGCCTCCCGTACATGGTCATCGTCGGCGACGACGAGCAGGAGGCGGGCACCGTCTCCGTCCGCGACCGCTTCGAGAACCAGCGCGGCGACGTCGACCTCGACGCGTTCGTCGACCACCTGGTCGCGGAGCGCGACGAGAAGCGCACGGAGCCGGACTTCGTCGGCGGGGAGTGA
- a CDS encoding PAS domain-containing sensor histidine kinase encodes MSDGAGESASNKDLRTVLDRMSDGFFTLDGDWRIAFANDRGREILRSAMSDDAVGPDGSVEGANLWESIPGAAETQFYDEYHRAMATQEPVSFDSYYEPLDTWFEARAFPSDSGLSVYLRDITERRDLERRQRESLRAIQRLYAVSSDHERTFDEKVEAILTLGCEYLDVPNGFLTRIEDGTQHVEASHADHPLLQPGETCPLDEAYCKRTIARDTLLTVVDATEEGWAGDPAHENFGLETYIGGKVEVDGEQYGTLCFAATTPRGEPFTDTQRTFVELLTRWVSYELERQRAAERLERERDRLDGFASVVSHDLRNPLTVARGRVDLLAEECDSEHIEPVERSLSRMETLIDDLLTLAREGDAVDEPEPVDLVALATDAWKTTDSGSGTLRTAVDELEILADEARLRQLFENLFRNAVEHGSTSSRGEPDDAAEHGGEAVTVTVGPLADGDGFYVADDGTGIPESEREQVFETGYTTDPEGTGFGLNIVAEIADAHGWTVRAVESEEGGARFEVGGVEPA; translated from the coding sequence ATGAGCGACGGTGCGGGCGAGTCGGCGTCGAACAAGGACCTCCGGACGGTGCTCGACCGGATGTCGGACGGGTTCTTCACGCTCGACGGCGACTGGCGGATCGCGTTCGCGAACGACCGAGGCAGGGAGATCCTCCGGTCCGCGATGAGCGACGACGCCGTCGGGCCGGACGGATCGGTCGAGGGCGCGAACCTCTGGGAGTCGATCCCGGGGGCGGCCGAGACGCAGTTCTACGACGAGTACCACCGGGCCATGGCGACCCAAGAGCCCGTCTCGTTCGACTCGTACTACGAGCCGCTGGACACCTGGTTCGAGGCCCGCGCGTTCCCCTCCGACAGCGGCCTCTCCGTGTACCTTCGGGACATCACCGAGCGGCGCGACTTAGAGCGGCGACAGCGGGAGAGCCTCCGCGCCATCCAGCGGCTGTACGCGGTCTCCTCGGACCACGAGCGCACGTTCGACGAGAAGGTCGAGGCGATCTTGACGCTCGGCTGCGAGTACCTCGACGTGCCGAACGGGTTCCTCACCCGCATCGAGGACGGGACCCAACACGTCGAGGCCTCTCACGCCGACCACCCGCTCTTACAGCCAGGCGAGACCTGTCCGCTCGACGAGGCGTACTGTAAGCGGACCATCGCGCGCGACACGCTGTTGACGGTCGTCGACGCGACCGAGGAGGGGTGGGCCGGCGACCCCGCACACGAGAACTTCGGGCTCGAGACGTACATCGGGGGGAAGGTGGAGGTCGACGGCGAGCAGTACGGGACGCTCTGCTTCGCCGCCACGACCCCGCGCGGCGAGCCGTTCACCGACACCCAGCGGACGTTCGTCGAACTGCTGACGCGGTGGGTGAGCTACGAGTTGGAGCGGCAGCGCGCGGCGGAGCGACTCGAACGCGAGCGCGACCGGCTCGACGGGTTCGCGAGCGTCGTGAGCCACGACCTCCGGAACCCGCTCACGGTCGCGAGGGGCCGGGTCGACCTCCTCGCCGAGGAGTGCGACAGCGAGCATATCGAGCCGGTCGAGCGGTCGCTCTCGCGGATGGAGACGCTCATCGACGACCTGCTCACGCTGGCGCGCGAGGGGGACGCCGTCGACGAACCGGAGCCGGTCGACCTCGTCGCCCTGGCGACCGACGCCTGGAAGACGACGGACAGCGGGAGCGGAACGCTCCGCACTGCGGTCGACGAACTCGAAATCTTGGCCGACGAGGCGCGGCTCAGACAGCTCTTCGAGAACCTGTTCCGCAACGCCGTGGAGCACGGCTCCACGAGCAGTCGGGGGGAGCCCGACGACGCCGCGGAACACGGCGGCGAGGCGGTGACCGTCACCGTCGGGCCGCTCGCGGACGGCGACGGGTTCTACGTCGCCGACGACGGGACGGGAATCCCCGAATCCGAGCGCGAGCAGGTGTTCGAGACGGGGTACACGACGGATCCCGAAGGGACCGGATTCGGCCTGAACATCGTCGCGGAGATCGCCGACGCGCACGGCTGGACGGTCCGAGCGGTCGAGTCCGAGGAAGGGGGCGCGCGGTTCGAGGTCGGCGGCGTCGAACCGGCCTGA
- a CDS encoding recombinase RecA, translated as MYELTPHFDAEVDPGTNILLTGPPLSGKRSIMMDVLAAGTDRDEGAIVVTTKDGADRVLRDYEKRTPYEGKPVAVVDCVTRQQGGDTRESDRIKYASSPVDMTGIGIKLSEFLQAFGDRGIERNRVMVHSLSTLLMYSDLQTVFRFLHVFTGRVQSVDGLGLYSIDSTAHDDQAMNTLKQLFDGIVTVPEDGEPEIRLP; from the coding sequence ATGTATGAGCTGACGCCGCACTTCGACGCCGAGGTCGATCCCGGGACCAACATCCTGTTGACCGGCCCGCCGCTCAGCGGGAAGCGGTCGATCATGATGGACGTCCTCGCCGCGGGGACCGACCGCGACGAGGGCGCCATCGTCGTCACCACGAAGGACGGCGCCGACCGGGTGCTCCGCGACTACGAGAAGCGGACGCCCTACGAGGGGAAGCCCGTCGCGGTCGTCGACTGCGTCACCCGCCAGCAGGGCGGCGACACCCGCGAGTCCGACCGGATCAAGTACGCCTCCTCGCCGGTGGACATGACGGGGATCGGGATCAAGCTCTCCGAGTTCCTCCAGGCGTTCGGCGACCGCGGCATCGAGCGGAACCGCGTGATGGTCCACTCGCTGTCGACGCTGTTGATGTACTCGGACCTCCAGACGGTGTTCCGCTTCCTCCACGTGTTCACCGGCCGAGTCCAGAGCGTCGACGGCCTCGGGCTGTACAGCATCGACTCGACGGCCCACGACGACCAGGCGATGAACACGCTGAAACAGCTGTTCGACGGGATCGTCACCGTTCCCGAGGACGGCGAGCCCGAGATCCGGCTCCCCTGA
- a CDS encoding CoA-binding protein, with product MPITDDAGLDRLLDAETIAVVGCSTTPGKAAHDVPAYLQEQGYRIVPVNPFADEVLGEPAYDAVGDVEEEIDLVDVFRPSEEVPGVVDDVRERHAERGDAGAVWLQLGISHDEAAAAAEADGIDVVQDRCLKIEHGRLRE from the coding sequence ATGCCCATCACCGACGACGCGGGGCTCGACCGCCTGCTCGACGCCGAGACGATAGCGGTCGTCGGCTGTTCGACGACGCCCGGAAAGGCCGCGCACGACGTGCCGGCGTACCTCCAGGAGCAGGGGTACCGTATCGTCCCGGTGAACCCGTTCGCCGACGAGGTCCTCGGCGAACCGGCGTACGACGCGGTCGGCGACGTCGAGGAAGAGATCGACCTCGTGGACGTGTTCCGGCCGAGCGAGGAGGTGCCGGGCGTCGTCGACGACGTCCGTGAGCGCCACGCCGAACGGGGCGACGCTGGCGCGGTTTGGCTCCAGCTCGGAATCAGCCACGACGAGGCGGCCGCGGCCGCCGAGGCCGACGGGATCGACGTGGTTCAGGATCGCTGTCTCAAGATCGAACACGGTCGACTGCGCGAGTGA
- a CDS encoding PD-(D/E)XK nuclease family protein, whose amino-acid sequence MPIRRAKPAETLYAEVADHDLVVTPDAALASAINRRLDRPHFGTFATTPRRLAAGRREQAEDRRAFLELVTETDHDWKAVAYAVGNVLQCWEHTGRLDAILEYDAYVDDATREVVEVMRSLRTTSKRLSEYTADGDRSVDGDRSVDGDRSVAVVGHDQLTELERSVLPEEFDRVDPFTDEAFDHPPFHVFESATDVVAALLDTVSARNAEHVAVVLDGGGKYSSLVESAFEAADVPFYGGPGFADDPHHRAFVRLLRLCFRGSETTVGDAAPVLSQMGIDALIADRERRLGAVDGPGAAWLRAFRDGVEDRTFAEALDAYASEAGVELSRLAEELRTLGLADDPVTDGAVDRLAYYLQTYEVPVDRDNEGVLLADAKSSAYVDRPVVFHLGMGEEWTHSAPQRPWVDTEAQFDRYVGSFQRLLQSGDRQYYLVQDAAGGEPITPCLYLGDLLDEEFERFSDLDSVEHRRRPRSTGAGFERESTGVDAETVETVSQSTLNSYVNSPRDYCFGRLLETPDRERFVEGNLFHDFAEFYVNHPDVVAAADADDLVDAMIAEAEAFFSPADEPLRRRTYRIGLDLITEYLDEDGPASDDFLTPASGWGTNFFADYFDEPADSPLTERWFEDDALGVKGKIDLVRSPTQLLDYKSGRKKRLTQVVGGAALDPPADAPDFQAALYLTYYRTVRPDERLEFTLFHFLEPMADVVAGDADLDDALTTVTYHPNSFDEYVGSREAYERLLDGYNDCQETFEDLGYAAYEETVAPLTFPETTDRGELRDSEFADRFTAAVDARTSADVDAEKGADQAIREFNGARKRAFFREDLDAFEAFVDERLDELNARRAGEERFPVDGLAGEPNYRRVDNRDLLLEEDR is encoded by the coding sequence GTGCCCATTCGGAGAGCGAAACCCGCGGAGACACTCTACGCGGAGGTCGCCGACCACGACCTCGTCGTGACTCCCGACGCCGCGCTGGCGAGCGCGATAAACCGCCGCCTCGACCGACCCCACTTCGGAACGTTCGCGACCACGCCGCGCCGCCTCGCAGCCGGCCGGCGCGAACAGGCGGAGGACCGCCGCGCGTTCCTCGAGCTGGTCACCGAGACGGACCACGACTGGAAGGCGGTCGCGTACGCCGTCGGGAACGTCCTCCAGTGCTGGGAACACACGGGCCGCCTCGACGCGATCTTGGAATACGACGCGTACGTCGACGACGCGACCCGCGAGGTCGTGGAGGTGATGCGGAGCCTCCGCACGACGTCGAAGCGCCTCAGCGAGTACACGGCCGACGGGGATCGGTCGGTCGACGGGGATCGGTCGGTCGACGGGGATCGGTCCGTCGCCGTCGTCGGCCACGATCAGCTGACCGAGCTGGAGCGGAGCGTCCTCCCGGAGGAGTTCGACCGCGTCGACCCCTTCACCGACGAGGCGTTCGACCACCCGCCCTTCCACGTCTTCGAGTCGGCGACGGACGTCGTCGCCGCGCTCCTCGACACGGTCTCGGCGCGCAACGCCGAGCACGTCGCCGTCGTCCTCGACGGCGGCGGGAAGTACTCCTCGCTCGTCGAGTCCGCGTTCGAGGCGGCGGACGTCCCCTTCTACGGCGGTCCGGGGTTCGCCGACGACCCGCACCACAGGGCGTTCGTCCGGCTCCTCCGGCTCTGCTTCCGGGGGTCCGAGACGACCGTCGGCGACGCCGCCCCGGTCCTCTCGCAGATGGGGATCGACGCGCTGATCGCCGACCGCGAGCGGCGCCTTGGGGCGGTCGACGGACCGGGCGCGGCGTGGCTGCGCGCGTTCCGCGACGGCGTCGAGGACCGGACGTTCGCCGAGGCGCTCGACGCGTACGCGTCCGAGGCCGGCGTCGAACTGAGCCGGCTCGCCGAGGAGCTGCGGACCCTGGGGCTCGCCGACGACCCCGTGACGGACGGCGCCGTCGACCGGCTCGCCTACTACCTCCAGACGTACGAGGTCCCGGTCGACAGGGACAACGAGGGCGTCCTCCTCGCCGACGCGAAGTCCTCCGCGTACGTCGACCGTCCCGTCGTCTTCCACCTCGGCATGGGCGAGGAGTGGACGCACTCGGCCCCCCAGCGGCCGTGGGTGGACACCGAGGCGCAGTTCGACCGCTACGTCGGGAGCTTCCAGCGCCTGCTCCAGAGCGGCGACCGGCAGTACTACCTCGTCCAGGACGCGGCCGGCGGGGAGCCGATCACCCCCTGCCTGTACCTCGGCGACCTGCTCGACGAGGAGTTCGAGCGGTTCAGCGACCTCGACTCGGTCGAACACCGGCGGCGTCCGCGGTCGACGGGCGCGGGGTTCGAGCGCGAGTCGACGGGGGTCGACGCCGAGACCGTCGAGACGGTCAGCCAGTCGACGCTCAACAGCTACGTCAACAGCCCTCGAGACTACTGCTTCGGGCGGCTCCTCGAAACCCCCGACCGGGAGCGGTTCGTCGAGGGGAACCTCTTCCACGACTTCGCGGAGTTCTACGTGAACCACCCCGACGTCGTCGCGGCGGCCGACGCCGACGACCTCGTCGACGCCATGATCGCGGAGGCCGAGGCGTTCTTCTCGCCCGCCGACGAGCCGCTCCGCCGCCGGACGTACCGCATCGGCCTGGACCTGATAACGGAGTACCTCGACGAGGATGGGCCGGCGTCCGACGACTTCCTCACGCCGGCGTCGGGGTGGGGGACCAACTTCTTCGCCGACTACTTCGACGAGCCCGCCGACTCCCCGCTCACCGAGCGCTGGTTCGAGGACGACGCGCTCGGCGTGAAGGGGAAGATCGACCTCGTGCGGTCGCCGACGCAGCTCCTCGACTACAAGAGCGGCCGCAAGAAGCGGCTCACGCAGGTCGTGGGCGGCGCGGCGCTCGACCCGCCGGCGGACGCGCCCGACTTCCAGGCCGCGCTGTACCTGACCTACTACCGGACGGTCCGCCCGGACGAGCGGCTGGAGTTCACGCTCTTCCACTTCCTCGAACCGATGGCCGACGTCGTCGCGGGCGACGCCGACCTCGACGACGCGCTCACGACCGTCACCTACCACCCGAACTCCTTCGACGAGTACGTCGGCTCCCGGGAGGCGTACGAGCGGCTGCTCGACGGCTACAACGACTGTCAGGAGACGTTCGAAGACCTCGGCTACGCCGCGTACGAGGAGACCGTGGCGCCGCTGACGTTCCCCGAGACGACCGACAGAGGTGAGCTGCGCGACTCCGAGTTCGCCGACCGGTTCACCGCCGCGGTCGACGCGAGGACCTCGGCGGACGTCGACGCCGAGAAGGGGGCGGACCAGGCGATCCGCGAGTTCAACGGCGCTCGAAAGCGAGCGTTCTTCCGCGAGGACCTGGACGCCTTCGAGGCGTTCGTCGACGAGCGCCTCGACGAGCTCAACGCCCGGCGGGCGGGCGAGGAGCGGTTCCCGGTCGACGGGCTCGCTGGCGAGCCGAACTACCGGCGCGTGGACAACCGCGACCTGCTGCTGGAGGAAGACCGATGA